A single genomic interval of Dyella sp. GSA-30 harbors:
- a CDS encoding RNA-binding S4 domain-containing protein translates to MLTDHANPPTQVRADQWLWAARFFKTRSIAKQAIEGGKIDVNGAGCKPAKTLHIGDKLKISRGEERLEVEVLALSAQRGPASIAQTLYRESEASIAAREVARAERGTRNGGLLRPPSRPNKQERRQLMRFKDQDQG, encoded by the coding sequence ATGTTGACAGATCACGCCAACCCGCCAACCCAGGTGCGTGCCGACCAATGGTTATGGGCCGCCCGCTTCTTCAAGACGCGCAGCATCGCCAAGCAGGCGATCGAGGGCGGCAAGATCGATGTGAACGGTGCCGGCTGCAAGCCGGCCAAGACGTTGCACATCGGCGACAAGCTGAAGATCAGCCGCGGTGAGGAACGCCTCGAAGTCGAAGTGCTCGCGTTGTCCGCACAGCGCGGCCCGGCATCGATCGCGCAGACGCTCTATCGTGAGAGCGAAGCCAGCATCGCGGCCCGCGAAGTTGCCCGTGCCGAGCGCGGCACACGCAACGGCGGCCTGCTGCGTCCGCCTTCACGGCCGAACAAACAGGAACGGCGACAGCTGATGCGCTTCAAGGATCAGGATCAAGGCTGA
- the htpG gene encoding molecular chaperone HtpG, translating into MTAETHKFQAEVAQVLHLVTHSLYSHKEIFLRELISNASDACDKLRFESIAQPDLLGGDGELHIDVSWDPQARTVTVRDNGIGMTRDEVVANIGTIASSGTRRFLEAMSSEQKTDARLIGQFGVGFYSAFVVADRVTVLTRRAGATEGVKWESDGKGEYSLESTELSERGTQVILHLKADEDEFLKPWTLKSLITRYSDHVAFPIRMPKEEDGKPGSEWDTVNAASALWTKPKSEISDEDYQSFYKSLGHDFNDALAWTHNRVEGSQSFTTLLYLPAQPPFDLMMGGRDERKGLKLYIKRVFIMDAAEELLPNYLRFVRGVVDADDLPLNVSREILQQNRQLDRIKAACVKRVLDLIEKLARDEPEKFATFYKAFGNTLKEGIAEDHANKERIAKLLRFASTKGDGAAQTVSLDDVVGRLPVGQDTIWYITADSYAAAVGSPQLEAFKAKGVEVLLMFDRIDEWMLGSLNEYAGKKLKNVAKGELPLDEADKKQQEEATKAAEPLLVKLKELLGDRVADVRVSARLTDSPSCLALSDYEMAPHLARLLREAGHDMPESKPTLEINPQHALLKRVEAEADTGKAKDLANLLLEQAEISAGAQLPDPAAFVQRMNRVLLG; encoded by the coding sequence GCTTCGAATCGATCGCCCAGCCCGACCTGCTGGGCGGCGACGGTGAATTGCATATCGATGTCAGTTGGGACCCGCAGGCACGCACCGTCACCGTGCGCGACAACGGCATCGGCATGACACGCGATGAAGTGGTCGCCAACATTGGCACGATCGCCAGCTCCGGCACCCGTCGTTTTCTCGAAGCCATGTCCAGCGAGCAGAAGACCGACGCACGCCTGATCGGCCAGTTCGGCGTGGGCTTCTATTCCGCGTTCGTGGTCGCTGACCGCGTCACTGTGTTGACCCGCCGCGCCGGCGCTACCGAGGGCGTGAAGTGGGAGAGTGACGGCAAGGGCGAGTACTCGCTCGAATCGACCGAATTGTCCGAGCGCGGCACCCAGGTGATCCTGCATCTGAAGGCCGACGAAGACGAGTTCCTGAAGCCCTGGACCTTGAAGTCGCTGATTACGCGTTACTCCGATCATGTCGCCTTCCCGATTCGCATGCCCAAGGAAGAAGACGGCAAGCCGGGCAGCGAATGGGATACGGTCAACGCCGCCTCCGCGCTGTGGACCAAGCCGAAATCGGAGATCAGCGACGAGGACTACCAGAGCTTCTACAAGTCGCTCGGTCACGACTTCAACGATGCGCTGGCCTGGACGCATAACCGCGTCGAGGGCAGCCAGAGTTTCACCACGCTGCTTTATCTCCCGGCGCAGCCACCGTTCGATCTGATGATGGGCGGGCGCGACGAGCGCAAGGGGCTCAAGCTCTATATCAAGCGTGTTTTCATCATGGATGCTGCCGAAGAGTTGCTGCCGAACTATCTGCGCTTCGTGCGTGGTGTGGTCGACGCGGACGATCTGCCGCTCAACGTGAGCCGCGAAATCCTGCAGCAGAATCGTCAGCTCGATCGCATCAAGGCGGCCTGCGTCAAGCGCGTGCTGGACCTGATCGAAAAGCTGGCCCGCGACGAGCCGGAGAAATTCGCGACCTTCTACAAGGCCTTCGGCAACACGTTGAAGGAAGGCATCGCCGAAGATCACGCCAACAAGGAACGCATCGCAAAGCTGCTGCGTTTCGCTTCGACCAAGGGCGATGGCGCGGCACAGACCGTGTCGCTTGACGATGTCGTCGGCCGGTTGCCGGTGGGCCAGGACACGATCTGGTACATCACCGCCGACAGCTATGCGGCGGCGGTCGGCAGCCCGCAGCTAGAGGCCTTCAAGGCCAAGGGCGTCGAAGTCCTGCTGATGTTCGATCGTATCGACGAGTGGATGCTTGGCAGCCTCAACGAGTATGCCGGCAAGAAGCTCAAGAACGTCGCCAAGGGCGAGCTGCCGCTGGACGAAGCCGACAAGAAGCAGCAGGAGGAAGCCACCAAGGCCGCCGAGCCGTTGCTGGTCAAGCTGAAAGAGCTGCTCGGTGATCGCGTGGCCGACGTACGCGTTTCCGCCCGCCTGACCGACTCACCGTCGTGTCTGGCATTGAGCGATTACGAAATGGCCCCGCATCTGGCGCGCCTGTTGCGCGAAGCCGGTCATGACATGCCCGAAAGCAAGCCGACGCTGGAGATCAATCCGCAGCATGCCTTGCTTAAGCGCGTCGAGGCGGAGGCTGATACCGGCAAGGCGAAGGATCTGGCCAACCTGCTGCTTGAGCAGGCGGAGATTTCCGCGGGGGCACAGTTGCCGGATCCGGCGGCGTTTGTGCAGCGGATGAATCGCGTGCTGTTGGGCTGA
- a CDS encoding ribosomal protein L7/L12: MDQQTQTYTVYALLLVLGFVIGRVTARQRPQHERRPKPIQASYKPPAAPLMDRDLETQVVLLLSQRSKIEAIKLYREHTGVGLREAKDTVEAIAARRHLDLR, from the coding sequence ATGGATCAACAAACGCAGACTTATACCGTCTACGCCTTGCTGCTGGTTCTGGGCTTTGTTATCGGCCGCGTTACCGCGCGCCAGCGTCCGCAGCACGAGAGGCGTCCCAAGCCCATTCAAGCCAGCTACAAACCGCCGGCAGCACCGCTTATGGACAGGGACCTGGAGACCCAGGTCGTGCTGCTGTTAAGCCAGCGCAGCAAGATCGAAGCGATCAAGCTGTATCGCGAACACACCGGCGTGGGTTTACGCGAAGCCAAGGACACCGTCGAGGCGATCGCCGCTCGACGCCATCTCGATCTACGCTGA
- the mutS gene encoding DNA mismatch repair protein MutS has protein sequence MDRPDHAAHTPFMRQYLSAKAEHPDVLLFFRMGDFYELFYDDARKAARLLDITLTQRGQSAGQPIPMAGVPYHAAENYLARLVRLGESVAICEQIGDPALSKGPVERKVVRIVTPGTVTDAALLEERRDNLLLAIAAGAQGAYGLAWADLSSGRFLLSEVPTAEALAAELARLQPAETLVSEDIAWPRLVTALPGVRKRPPWHFDGDAARRELNRFFGTRGLDGFGVDNLPLAIAAAGCLLGYVEETQKSALPHLSGMAVESASETIALDAATRRNLELDTHPSGRVEHTLLGVLDETVTPMGARLLRRWLNRPLRSQDILRRRHQAVGMLIENRHYENLREPLRGIGDLERILARVALRSARPRDLSTLRDGLAAAPNLRERIATLDSPLLHTLVESIGDHADIAALLARAVVEQPPVLQRDGGVIADGYDAELDELRRLATNADQYLVEMEEREKAASGISTLKVGYNRVHGYYIEISKGQADKAPTHYTRRQTTKNAERYITEELKTFEDKVLSAKERSLMRERALYEALLDSLIEKLEPLKAAASAMAALDVLATLAERAASLDWSEPKLIDAPGIAIERGRHPVVEKVRDEPFEPNDLKLDNERRMLVITGPNMGGKSTYMRQNALIVLLAHIGSYVPASSATIGPVDRIFTRIGAGDDLSRGQSTFMVEMSETANILHNATEHSLVLMDEVGRGTSTYDGLALARAAAVHLAAASRAYTLFATHYFELTELATEYSTIANVHLDAVEYGEQLVFMHAVKEGPANRSFGLQVAALAGLPKSVIADARRTLAELERGMHAHVAKPAASTDASPQLGLFAAAPSVVELALEDIDPDALSPREALEALYRLKHLKG, from the coding sequence ATGGATAGACCAGACCACGCCGCCCACACCCCCTTCATGCGCCAGTACCTGTCGGCCAAGGCCGAGCACCCGGACGTGCTGCTGTTTTTCCGGATGGGCGATTTTTATGAGCTGTTCTACGACGATGCGCGCAAGGCCGCGCGATTGCTGGATATCACGCTGACCCAGCGTGGCCAGTCGGCCGGGCAACCGATTCCGATGGCCGGCGTGCCCTATCACGCCGCCGAGAACTATCTGGCTCGGCTGGTGCGGCTGGGCGAGTCGGTGGCGATCTGCGAGCAGATCGGCGACCCGGCCTTGTCCAAGGGGCCGGTCGAACGCAAGGTGGTCCGCATCGTCACTCCCGGCACGGTGACCGATGCCGCGCTGCTGGAAGAACGCCGCGACAACCTGCTGCTGGCCATCGCCGCCGGTGCCCAAGGTGCCTACGGACTGGCCTGGGCGGATCTTTCCAGTGGTCGCTTTCTGCTTAGCGAAGTGCCGACCGCCGAAGCCCTGGCCGCGGAGCTGGCGCGCCTGCAGCCGGCCGAAACCCTGGTCAGCGAAGATATCGCCTGGCCTCGCCTGGTCACCGCCCTGCCCGGCGTGCGCAAGCGCCCGCCGTGGCATTTCGACGGCGATGCGGCGCGACGCGAACTCAATCGTTTCTTCGGCACACGCGGCCTCGATGGCTTTGGCGTCGACAACCTGCCGCTGGCAATCGCCGCTGCCGGCTGCCTGCTGGGCTATGTCGAAGAGACGCAGAAAAGCGCACTACCGCATCTTTCGGGCATGGCGGTGGAAAGCGCCAGCGAAACGATCGCGCTGGACGCGGCCACGCGCCGCAACCTGGAGCTGGACACGCACCCGAGCGGCCGCGTCGAACACACCCTGCTCGGCGTACTCGACGAGACGGTGACGCCGATGGGCGCACGCCTGCTCCGCCGCTGGCTCAATCGTCCCTTGCGTTCGCAGGACATCTTGCGCCGCCGTCATCAGGCGGTCGGCATGCTGATCGAGAATCGCCATTACGAAAACCTCCGCGAACCGTTGCGCGGTATCGGCGATCTCGAACGCATCCTGGCTCGCGTGGCGCTGCGTTCCGCACGGCCACGCGATCTTTCCACCTTGCGCGACGGTCTGGCTGCTGCACCCAACTTGCGTGAGCGGATCGCCACGCTCGACAGTCCGCTCTTGCACACACTGGTGGAGAGCATCGGCGACCACGCCGATATCGCTGCCCTGCTGGCGCGCGCCGTGGTGGAACAGCCGCCGGTCCTGCAGCGCGACGGCGGCGTGATCGCCGATGGCTACGACGCGGAACTGGACGAGCTGCGTCGACTGGCCACCAATGCCGACCAGTATCTGGTCGAGATGGAAGAACGCGAAAAAGCCGCCAGCGGCATCAGCACGCTGAAAGTCGGCTACAACCGCGTACACGGCTACTACATCGAAATCAGCAAGGGGCAGGCCGACAAGGCACCGACGCATTACACACGCCGGCAGACCACCAAGAACGCCGAGCGCTACATCACCGAAGAGTTGAAAACCTTCGAAGACAAGGTGCTGTCGGCCAAGGAACGTTCGCTGATGCGCGAGCGGGCGCTGTACGAAGCGCTGCTCGACAGCCTGATCGAAAAACTCGAACCGCTCAAAGCCGCTGCATCCGCCATGGCCGCGCTCGACGTGCTCGCCACGCTGGCCGAGCGCGCGGCGTCGCTGGATTGGAGCGAACCAAAGCTGATCGATGCGCCCGGCATCGCCATCGAGCGCGGTCGCCACCCGGTCGTCGAAAAGGTTCGCGACGAACCCTTCGAGCCGAACGATCTGAAGCTCGACAACGAACGCCGCATGCTGGTGATCACCGGCCCGAACATGGGCGGTAAATCGACCTATATGCGCCAGAACGCACTGATCGTGCTGCTCGCGCATATCGGCAGCTACGTGCCGGCCAGCAGCGCCACGATCGGCCCGGTCGATCGCATCTTCACGCGTATCGGCGCCGGCGATGACCTCTCGCGCGGCCAGTCCACCTTCATGGTGGAAATGAGCGAGACGGCGAACATTCTTCACAACGCCACCGAACACAGCCTGGTGCTGATGGACGAAGTCGGCCGCGGCACCAGCACTTACGATGGCCTGGCACTCGCACGCGCCGCCGCGGTGCATCTGGCTGCGGCCAGTCGCGCCTATACCTTGTTCGCGACGCATTACTTCGAACTGACCGAGCTGGCCACCGAGTATTCGACCATCGCCAACGTGCATCTGGATGCAGTGGAGTACGGCGAGCAGTTGGTCTTCATGCATGCGGTCAAGGAAGGGCCCGCCAATCGCAGTTTCGGTTTGCAGGTAGCGGCGCTGGCTGGTTTGCCCAAGAGCGTGATTGCCGATGCGCGGCGCACCCTGGCCGAGCTTGAACGCGGCATGCACGCGCATGTGGCGAAGCCGGCCGCGTCGACCGATGCATCGCCGCAGCTGGGTTTGTTTGCTGCTGCGCCTTCGGTTGTCGAGCTCGCGCTGGAAGATATCGATCCGGATGCACTTTCGCCGCGTGAGGCGCTTGAGGCGCTTTATCGGTTGAAGCATTTGAAGGGTTGA
- a CDS encoding ATP-binding protein: MWQRLIGWLKRLPIDDPVDLRNAFFMQLLMIYEGCEIPLNKLYLLCYNATYALLRQGNIAAWPRFALEIDLGTDLVITLSAWFGFYLLRRGRFRPAVAQFLAVLLLSSAIAYSTFGYVAWPHDLVAIVALALGGLMLGRTALWSIYGIVMLVFVAGMTRDQFRHTHSLQPLLASYDGLISLALSYLLVVIILDRSTSALRSSLEESNLQRRQLQHEMIEREHAQEQLLHAQKMDAVGRLTSGIAHDFNNVLGIILGFSMERHRLNEPDAAVNADTQALADALEGVEMAARRGASISGKLLNFSRHDVTHIETFDADEALRELVPLLRQLLPPDIRLLIESSPLPLPISFDRSQFELAILNIASNARDAMPDGGSFTICATRHAPAAISITLSDTGAGMSESVRRRIFEPFFTTKPADSGTGLGLSVVYALIERAGGSIDVDSSPGHGTSLTLILPISEPATVAPRTQLAAARQRVRVLLIDDDEDLRALLANALEQGGCDVSMAASGSEAEWLVQTARHAPQIIVCDNRMPDTDGITLLRKLRTHLPDVPVILISAYLESDGQPFRSEDDFTERLPKPFAPSHLLARVLKVAGQRAVVSGEE; this comes from the coding sequence ATGTGGCAACGCCTTATCGGGTGGCTCAAGCGGCTGCCTATCGACGATCCGGTCGATCTACGCAATGCATTCTTCATGCAGTTGCTGATGATCTACGAAGGATGCGAAATCCCGCTCAACAAGCTGTACCTGCTTTGCTACAACGCCACCTATGCCTTGCTTCGCCAGGGCAATATCGCCGCGTGGCCACGTTTTGCGCTGGAAATCGACCTGGGTACCGACCTGGTCATCACGCTTTCGGCATGGTTCGGTTTCTACTTGTTGCGCCGCGGGCGCTTCCGCCCGGCTGTCGCGCAGTTCCTGGCTGTGCTGTTGTTGTCTTCGGCCATTGCCTACAGCACCTTCGGCTACGTGGCCTGGCCGCACGATCTGGTGGCGATCGTTGCATTGGCGCTGGGTGGCTTGATGCTTGGGCGCACTGCCCTGTGGAGCATCTACGGAATCGTGATGCTGGTCTTCGTGGCCGGGATGACCCGCGACCAGTTTCGTCATACGCATTCGTTGCAGCCGTTGCTGGCCTCGTACGACGGATTGATCTCGCTGGCCTTGAGCTACCTTCTGGTGGTGATCATTCTCGACCGAAGCACCAGCGCGCTGCGCAGCAGCCTGGAAGAGTCGAACCTGCAACGACGCCAGTTGCAACACGAGATGATCGAGCGAGAGCATGCGCAGGAACAACTGCTGCACGCGCAGAAGATGGATGCCGTAGGCCGCCTCACCAGCGGCATCGCGCACGACTTCAACAATGTGCTGGGAATCATTCTCGGCTTCAGCATGGAACGCCATCGGCTCAACGAGCCCGATGCCGCCGTCAATGCCGACACGCAGGCATTGGCCGATGCGCTTGAAGGCGTGGAGATGGCGGCGCGACGGGGCGCCTCGATCAGCGGCAAGCTGCTGAACTTCTCGCGCCACGATGTGACCCATATCGAAACCTTCGACGCAGACGAAGCCTTGCGCGAACTGGTGCCCTTGCTGCGCCAGCTGCTGCCGCCGGACATACGGCTGCTGATCGAATCGTCGCCGTTGCCGCTACCGATCAGCTTCGATCGCAGCCAGTTCGAACTGGCCATACTCAACATCGCCTCCAACGCGCGCGACGCCATGCCCGACGGCGGCAGCTTCACCATCTGCGCCACGCGCCATGCCCCGGCTGCCATCAGCATCACGCTCAGCGACACCGGCGCGGGCATGTCCGAATCGGTTCGCCGACGCATCTTCGAGCCGTTCTTCACCACCAAACCCGCGGACAGTGGCACCGGTCTGGGCCTCTCCGTGGTGTATGCGTTGATCGAGCGCGCCGGTGGCTCGATCGACGTCGACAGCTCGCCCGGCCATGGAACGAGCCTGACCTTGATCCTGCCGATAAGCGAACCGGCCACGGTAGCTCCTCGCACCCAACTGGCGGCGGCGCGTCAACGCGTGCGCGTGCTGTTGATCGACGATGACGAAGATCTGCGCGCCCTGCTTGCCAACGCGCTTGAGCAAGGCGGCTGCGACGTGAGCATGGCAGCCTCCGGCAGCGAGGCCGAGTGGCTGGTGCAGACAGCGCGGCACGCGCCGCAGATCATTGTCTGCGACAACCGCATGCCGGATACCGACGGCATCACCTTGCTCAGGAAGCTGCGCACGCACCTTCCGGACGTCCCGGTCATCCTGATTTCCGCTTATCTGGAAAGCGACGGGCAACCGTTTCGAAGCGAAGATGACTTTACCGAGAGGCTCCCCAAGCCCTTTGCGCCGAGCCATTTGCTGGCGCGCGTGTTGAAGGTGGCAGGTCAGAGAGCAGTTGTTAGTGGAGAGGAGTGA
- a CDS encoding AEC family transporter, translated as MSALLLLFTCLLLGIAVARWAKPPTGIVPGINWWVINVALPSLVLGLIPKIHFDPQLWFPVAAMAITFGGSWLVFATLGAWLGWSRQRVGGLILVCGLGNTSFMGYPMMQALHGKEGLAVAVVADQLGCFPLLASAGVLVASLYAGRRPPIGLIAKRILSFPPFIALVVGVLVGLCGGWPPMVDDVLAPLGATLTPLALFSVGLQFKLHPGEGQIKVVGLGLAWKLALAPLVCWLLGIATGVHGLTLTVGVLQAAMAPMISAAILADEYELEPTLANTVLGAGIVLSLVTIPLGNWLLSA; from the coding sequence ATGAGTGCCTTGCTGCTGCTTTTTACCTGTCTGCTCCTGGGCATCGCTGTTGCGCGTTGGGCAAAGCCGCCGACGGGCATCGTGCCCGGCATTAACTGGTGGGTGATCAACGTCGCGCTGCCCTCGCTGGTGCTGGGGCTGATTCCCAAGATCCACTTCGATCCGCAGCTATGGTTTCCCGTGGCGGCGATGGCGATAACGTTCGGTGGCTCCTGGCTGGTGTTTGCCACGCTGGGCGCATGGCTGGGCTGGTCGCGCCAGCGTGTCGGCGGGCTGATCCTGGTGTGCGGCTTGGGCAACACCTCGTTCATGGGCTACCCCATGATGCAGGCCCTGCACGGCAAGGAAGGCCTGGCGGTTGCCGTGGTGGCCGATCAGCTTGGTTGTTTTCCCTTGCTGGCATCCGCCGGGGTGCTGGTAGCGTCGCTTTACGCGGGGCGCCGCCCTCCGATAGGCCTGATAGCGAAACGCATCCTCAGCTTTCCCCCGTTCATTGCACTGGTGGTCGGCGTGCTCGTAGGTCTATGCGGTGGCTGGCCACCCATGGTCGATGACGTACTGGCGCCGTTGGGCGCAACCTTGACCCCGCTCGCTTTGTTTTCGGTCGGCTTGCAGTTCAAGCTGCATCCTGGCGAAGGGCAGATCAAAGTGGTGGGATTGGGCCTGGCATGGAAGCTCGCGCTTGCACCACTGGTTTGCTGGCTGCTCGGCATCGCAACCGGCGTACATGGATTGACTCTGACCGTTGGCGTTCTGCAGGCCGCGATGGCACCGATGATTTCCGCGGCAATTCTTGCCGACGAATACGAGCTCGAACCCACGTTGGCCAACACCGTGCTCGGGGCCGGTATCGTGCTGTCGCTGGTGACAATTCCTCTCGGGAATTGGCTGTTGTCAGCGTAG
- a CDS encoding DUF2058 domain-containing protein produces the protein MRNPLQEQLLKAGLVKKGKVAQVVREQTKQREGKAPVSADAERIDAQRVQAERAERDRAIAAERNAQAHAKELRAQIRQIVETNKVKREGEIDYRFSDGNAIKSLLVNDALRKQLAAGALVIARHDAGYELLPRAAADKVYARDASMIVLDHGRASTADSTSEDDEYYKQFQVPDDLTW, from the coding sequence ATGCGTAATCCCCTGCAAGAACAGCTACTTAAAGCCGGCCTCGTCAAAAAGGGCAAGGTCGCCCAGGTGGTACGCGAACAGACCAAGCAACGCGAGGGAAAAGCGCCGGTCTCGGCTGACGCGGAGCGCATCGATGCTCAGCGCGTACAGGCCGAGCGAGCCGAGCGCGATCGTGCGATTGCCGCCGAGCGCAACGCGCAGGCACATGCCAAGGAACTGCGCGCGCAGATCCGTCAGATCGTGGAAACCAACAAGGTCAAACGCGAAGGCGAGATCGACTACCGCTTTTCCGACGGCAACGCGATCAAGAGCCTGCTGGTCAACGATGCGCTACGCAAGCAGTTGGCGGCTGGCGCACTGGTGATTGCACGTCACGACGCGGGCTACGAACTGCTGCCCCGCGCCGCAGCAGACAAGGTCTATGCGCGCGACGCGTCGATGATCGTGCTGGATCATGGGCGCGCGAGTACCGCCGACAGCACTAGCGAAGACGACGAGTATTACAAGCAGTTCCAGGTACCGGACGACCTGACCTGGTAG
- a CDS encoding response regulator transcription factor, producing the protein MEAVPPAMHVLVLEDDDLLRDRVLVPRLRQFGFDVVAIGQAADLPGQLSRRRPDIVLLDVGLPDADGFDVTRQLRRDTSEIGIVMLTGRSRKTDRVRGLSEGADAYLAKPIDLDVLGATLFSLARRLRSACTLPESLTRGWRLGADGWCLISPAGGTAALTKTEGRLMDKFLKNINRVISREELIALFTADAYDFDPHRLDSLIHRLRKKVLTVLGEPLPLNAVHREGYVMVRV; encoded by the coding sequence ATGGAGGCCGTACCTCCGGCGATGCACGTGCTGGTGCTCGAAGACGACGATTTATTACGTGATCGTGTCCTGGTGCCGCGGCTGCGGCAGTTCGGTTTTGACGTCGTCGCGATCGGCCAGGCGGCGGATCTACCCGGTCAATTGAGCCGTCGTCGTCCCGATATCGTGTTGCTCGACGTGGGCCTGCCCGATGCCGATGGCTTCGACGTGACGCGGCAGTTGCGCCGCGATACGTCCGAGATCGGCATCGTCATGTTGACGGGTCGCAGTCGCAAAACCGATCGTGTGCGCGGCCTCAGCGAAGGCGCCGATGCCTATCTGGCCAAGCCGATCGATCTGGATGTGTTGGGCGCGACACTTTTCAGCCTGGCGCGACGGCTGCGTAGCGCCTGCACCTTGCCCGAATCCCTGACGCGAGGTTGGCGTCTAGGTGCCGACGGCTGGTGTCTGATTTCTCCGGCGGGCGGCACGGCGGCGTTGACCAAGACGGAGGGGCGCCTGATGGACAAGTTCCTGAAGAACATCAATCGGGTGATTTCGCGCGAGGAGTTGATTGCGCTGTTTACCGCCGATGCGTACGACTTCGACCCGCATCGTCTCGATTCGCTGATTCACCGGCTGCGCAAGAAGGTCCTGACCGTGCTTGGCGAGCCGCTGCCGTTGAATGCGGTGCATCGCGAGGGGTATGTGATGGTGCGGGTGTAG
- a CDS encoding catalase, with amino-acid sequence MSDRKTLTTDSGAPVPDNQNSLTAGPRGPLLVQDHQLFEKHAHFNRERIPERVVHAKGSAAFGTLTITHDITRYSLAKVFKPGSKTPLLLRFSTVAGERGAADAERDVRGFALKFYTEQGNWDLVGNNTPVFFVRDPYKFPDFIHTQKRDPRTNMRSATAMWDFWSLSPESLHQVTTLMSDRGLPASLRHMHGFGSHTYSFWNEQGERYWVKFHFKTQQGIKNWTNEEAAKVIGEDRESHQRDLYEAIERKEFPRWTMYVQVMPEADAEKTRYNPFDLTKVWPHKDYPLIEVGVMELNQNPENYHAEVEQSSFSPANVVPGISHSPDKMLQFRIFSYADAARYRLGVNHDALPVNRPRCPVHNYARDGQMRFDGNGGGSVNYEPNSFNGPVQDASAKEPPLKISGDADRYDHREGNDDYTQAGDLFRLMNEHQKQQLFGNIAAAMQGVPETIVRRQLGHFGKADPAYAAGVAKALGLTL; translated from the coding sequence ATGAGCGACCGTAAAACGCTTACTACCGACTCCGGCGCGCCAGTGCCGGACAATCAGAACAGCCTCACCGCCGGCCCGCGCGGCCCGCTGCTGGTGCAGGACCACCAACTGTTCGAGAAGCACGCCCATTTCAATCGCGAGCGCATTCCCGAACGCGTCGTTCACGCCAAGGGCTCGGCTGCATTCGGCACGCTGACCATCACCCATGACATTACCCGTTACAGCCTGGCCAAGGTATTCAAACCGGGCAGCAAGACGCCGCTGCTGTTGCGCTTCTCCACCGTGGCAGGTGAGCGCGGCGCGGCCGATGCCGAGCGCGACGTGCGCGGTTTCGCCTTGAAGTTCTATACCGAACAAGGCAATTGGGATCTGGTCGGCAACAACACGCCGGTGTTCTTCGTGCGCGATCCGTACAAGTTCCCCGACTTCATCCACACCCAGAAGCGCGACCCGCGCACCAATATGCGCAGCGCCACGGCCATGTGGGATTTCTGGTCGCTATCGCCCGAATCGCTGCATCAGGTCACCACCTTGATGAGCGATCGCGGCCTGCCTGCCAGTCTGCGCCATATGCATGGCTTCGGCAGCCATACCTACAGCTTCTGGAACGAACAAGGCGAGCGTTACTGGGTGAAGTTCCACTTCAAGACCCAGCAAGGCATCAAGAACTGGACCAACGAGGAAGCGGCCAAGGTCATCGGCGAAGACCGTGAGTCACATCAGCGCGATCTGTACGAAGCGATCGAGCGCAAGGAGTTCCCGCGCTGGACCATGTATGTGCAGGTGATGCCCGAGGCCGATGCGGAGAAAACCCGCTATAACCCGTTCGATCTCACCAAGGTCTGGCCGCACAAGGACTATCCGCTGATCGAAGTGGGCGTGATGGAACTCAACCAGAACCCGGAGAACTATCACGCCGAGGTCGAGCAATCGAGTTTCTCGCCGGCCAATGTGGTGCCCGGCATCAGCCACAGCCCAGACAAGATGCTGCAGTTTCGCATCTTCTCCTATGCCGACGCGGCGCGTTATCGCCTGGGCGTCAATCATGATGCCCTACCGGTCAATCGCCCGCGCTGCCCGGTGCATAACTATGCCCGCGACGGTCAGATGCGCTTCGACGGCAACGGTGGCGGCAGCGTCAATTACGAGCCCAATTCATTCAACGGTCCGGTACAGGATGCCTCGGCTAAAGAACCACCGTTGAAGATTTCGGGCGATGCCGATCGCTACGACCACCGCGAAGGCAACGATGACTACACTCAGGCCGGCGATCTGTTCCGCCTGATGAACGAGCACCAGAAGCAACAGCTGTTCGGCAATATTGCGGCCGCCATGCAGGGCGTGCCGGAAACCATTGTTCGCCGTCAGCTGGGGCATTTTGGCAAGGCCGACCCGGCCTATGCAGCAGGCGTGGCCAAAGCGCTCGGCCTGACGTTGTAA